In Onychostoma macrolepis isolate SWU-2019 chromosome 06, ASM1243209v1, whole genome shotgun sequence, one DNA window encodes the following:
- the gfi1ab gene encoding growth factor independent 1A transcription repressor b isoform X1, protein MPRSFLVKSKKAHSYHQPRSLEDDYNRLDTILAHICAESKTSDESECCTDALTGDTAGACSPDSHLLDQADLSSKSPLSCGGSVCDRSSDYEDFWRPPSPSASPESEKSFSPSTEETQPFAVPFRPYAWSRYSGCEIRQLVQHTLNHHHSLDLDRPTPPAYYNDRVVESSLFTERGSGASIYNSYSSTATLFERATASGLYDDSNILGKGTEMKSSSDVMCSRLLLNGAYKCIKCSKVFSTPHGLEVHVRRSHSGTRPFACDICGKTFGHAVSLEQHRAVHSQERSFDCKICGKSFKRSSTLSTHLLIHSDTRPYPCQYCGKRFHQKSDMKKHTFIHTGEKPHKCQVCGKAFSQSSNLITHSRKHTGFKPFGCDLCGKGFQRKVDLRRHKETQHGLK, encoded by the exons ATGCCTAGGTCTTTCTTGGTGAAGAGCAAAAAAGCCCACAGCTACCACCAGCCACGATCTTTGGAGGATGACTACAACAGACTTGATACTATTTTAGCTCATATATGTGCAG AAAGCAAAACCTCAGACGAGTCTGAGTGCTGTACGGATGCCCTGACAGGCGACACGGCTGGCGCTTGTTCACCGGACTCTCACCTGCTGGATCAAGCGGATCTTTCTTCCAAGTCTCCTCTCAGCTGCGGGGGAAGCGTGTGCGACCGCTCCTCAGATTACGAAGACTTTTGGCGACCTCCATCACCATCAGCATCACCTG AATCAGAAAAGTCCTTTTCACCCTCCACTGAGGAAACACAGCCCTTCGCCGTCCCCTTCAGGCCTTACGCGTGGAGCAGGTACTCgggatgtgaaatcagacagcTGGTGCAGCATACTCTCAACCATCACCACTCTCTGGATCTAGACCGGCCTACTCCtccagcatattacaatgaccGTGTGGTCGAGTCCTCTCTTTTCACTGAGAGAGGATCTGGCGCTAGCATTTACAACAGTTATAGTTCCACTGCCACCCTATTCGAGCGCGCCACTGCCTCTGGACTTTATGATGACAGCAACATACTGGGAAAAGGAACTGAGATGAAATCCAGCTCTGATGTGATGTGTAGTCGTCTCCTGCTGAATGGCGCATACAAATGTATCAAATGCAGCAAG GTGTTTTCTACTCCACATGGCTTGGAAGTTCACGTTCGGAGGTCGCATAGTGGAACAAGACCTTTtgcttgcgacatctgtgggaAAACGTTTGGACACGCAGTCAGTCTGGAACAACACAGAGCTGTTCATTCACAG GAGAGAAGCTTTGATTGTAAAATCTGTGGGAAAAGTTTTAAAAGATCATCCACTTTGTCCACTCACCTCCTCATACACTCCGATACACGGCCCTATCCGTGCCAGTACTGCGGAAAGAGATTTCACCAGAAATCAGATATGAAGAAACACACATTCATCCACACAG GGGAGAAGCCACACAAATGTCAGGTGTGTGGGAAAGCTTTCAGTCAGAGTTCCAATCTGATAACACACAGTCGAAAACACACCGGATTCAAACCGTTTGGATGTGACCTCTGCGGCAAAGGATTCCAGCGCAAGGTCGATTTAAGAAGACACAAGGAAACACAACACGGACTGAAGTGA
- the gfi1ab gene encoding growth factor independent 1A transcription repressor b isoform X2, whose protein sequence is MPRSFLVKSKKAHSYHQPRSLEDDYNRLDTILAHICAGDTAGACSPDSHLLDQADLSSKSPLSCGGSVCDRSSDYEDFWRPPSPSASPESEKSFSPSTEETQPFAVPFRPYAWSRYSGCEIRQLVQHTLNHHHSLDLDRPTPPAYYNDRVVESSLFTERGSGASIYNSYSSTATLFERATASGLYDDSNILGKGTEMKSSSDVMCSRLLLNGAYKCIKCSKVFSTPHGLEVHVRRSHSGTRPFACDICGKTFGHAVSLEQHRAVHSQERSFDCKICGKSFKRSSTLSTHLLIHSDTRPYPCQYCGKRFHQKSDMKKHTFIHTGEKPHKCQVCGKAFSQSSNLITHSRKHTGFKPFGCDLCGKGFQRKVDLRRHKETQHGLK, encoded by the exons ATGCCTAGGTCTTTCTTGGTGAAGAGCAAAAAAGCCCACAGCTACCACCAGCCACGATCTTTGGAGGATGACTACAACAGACTTGATACTATTTTAGCTCATATATGTGCAG GCGACACGGCTGGCGCTTGTTCACCGGACTCTCACCTGCTGGATCAAGCGGATCTTTCTTCCAAGTCTCCTCTCAGCTGCGGGGGAAGCGTGTGCGACCGCTCCTCAGATTACGAAGACTTTTGGCGACCTCCATCACCATCAGCATCACCTG AATCAGAAAAGTCCTTTTCACCCTCCACTGAGGAAACACAGCCCTTCGCCGTCCCCTTCAGGCCTTACGCGTGGAGCAGGTACTCgggatgtgaaatcagacagcTGGTGCAGCATACTCTCAACCATCACCACTCTCTGGATCTAGACCGGCCTACTCCtccagcatattacaatgaccGTGTGGTCGAGTCCTCTCTTTTCACTGAGAGAGGATCTGGCGCTAGCATTTACAACAGTTATAGTTCCACTGCCACCCTATTCGAGCGCGCCACTGCCTCTGGACTTTATGATGACAGCAACATACTGGGAAAAGGAACTGAGATGAAATCCAGCTCTGATGTGATGTGTAGTCGTCTCCTGCTGAATGGCGCATACAAATGTATCAAATGCAGCAAG GTGTTTTCTACTCCACATGGCTTGGAAGTTCACGTTCGGAGGTCGCATAGTGGAACAAGACCTTTtgcttgcgacatctgtgggaAAACGTTTGGACACGCAGTCAGTCTGGAACAACACAGAGCTGTTCATTCACAG GAGAGAAGCTTTGATTGTAAAATCTGTGGGAAAAGTTTTAAAAGATCATCCACTTTGTCCACTCACCTCCTCATACACTCCGATACACGGCCCTATCCGTGCCAGTACTGCGGAAAGAGATTTCACCAGAAATCAGATATGAAGAAACACACATTCATCCACACAG GGGAGAAGCCACACAAATGTCAGGTGTGTGGGAAAGCTTTCAGTCAGAGTTCCAATCTGATAACACACAGTCGAAAACACACCGGATTCAAACCGTTTGGATGTGACCTCTGCGGCAAAGGATTCCAGCGCAAGGTCGATTTAAGAAGACACAAGGAAACACAACACGGACTGAAGTGA